The DNA region gtagaacattgcgaAACGCTGCGAATTAATCCTAAAAAGATACTAGTACCTTTAGATAACCCATTTTGGAGGGGCTTCATGGTGTGGGTTAAAACGGGCCCTTTCTCGTTTGTTGCTTTTTCATCGATGGTGCTTTGACTTCTTTAATCAATGTTTATGAAAGTTATTTTTAGAACCAATgcgaaattttatttcaaaacaaccaacgaTTGGTTTGGCCTGCGGTGTTCATTCTTTTCGAAGCGGTGTTGTTCCAGGTCGTCAGAATGTTCACGAGACGGTGTggccaccggggatgttccagGTCGTTAGTTCTCAGGACGATGTGGCCTCCGAGGTTGACGGAAAGCTTAAAAGACGGTTCGGCCACCGGTGTTGTTGTAGGTCTTTAAAAAGTGTTGTTCCAGGTCGTCAGAATGTTCACGAGACGGTGTGGCCACCGGGGACGTTCCAGGTCGTTAGTTCTCAGGACGATGTGGCCTCCGAGGTTGACGGAAAGCTTACAAGACGGTTCGGCCACCGGTGTTGTTGTAGGTCTTTAAAAAGTGTTGTTCCAGGTCGTCAGAATGTTCACGAGACGGTGTggccaccggggatgttccagGTCGTTAGTTCTCAGGACCGTCACCGGAGTTACTCTAGGTCGTCGGAATGTATATGGAACGGTTTTGTGTTGTGTCAAGTGTGTTAGTGCATGGGACGATAGGACCACCGGTTGAAATGCTCTGGGAGGGTGTAGATGAGATCAAGACTTTCGGATAGAGTTTAGGACTATTATCATTGTAGAAGTAAagactttttttgtgttgttttgattattttcgtaacatttttaatgatttaattcAATAACTGAACGCAAACTTCAACAATTAACAGGTCAACAATTAAAGATTAGGTAATAAATCATGCACTCTTCAATGCAAGCATGAGTTCCTTTTTTGTGCAATCTGTGCTGATGGACTTTCGATTTTTCTCAACAACTTGCATAATGAACTCTCTCTTCGTCATCTTTGGTTAAAATTTTGCAGTATTCTTCACACAATTTGACGCCCTCTCAGCCAGGTCATTAACGATCATCAGTTGTTTCACACGTTTTTCGCCATTCTGGAAGTTCAAATTTTGCTGCCATGTCGCTGATGGGCTTTCCATAAATGATGCTTCTATCTCCATCTTGGTAAAAAACAACAAAGATCTCTGGGTTGCAAAGTCGGCCAAACATGGGTTCTTGGTGTTTATAACACTTTTGTTGCCGGTTACAGATCGTTCGGCGCTGGCGGTTTTCGCCTTCATGGCCCTGACAATTTCGTCTTTTTCGCGATGTGAGAGCTATATAATATTTGattaataacatattttttatgttgtatttatttttaaattaaattacctTTACAGAAAACAGAGACATGCCGAGCAGATCCTCCGATAAGTACCAGAGGTGTCTTTCAAGTACCTTGCTTACGGCGTCACCGATTTCGGAATCAGTCTTTTTGAATAACTGAAGGTTCTTCCACAGCATCAGAtcgttgatggctgcttccgTCGCCAGTGGTGCTTCTGCCCAAGCTGGACTACCATCGGGTCAGCCGGAATAAACTCCTTTCGAATTTTTTGGGCGATGGCTTTTCGCGCATGTTTCCGCTTCCGGCTAATTGTTGATCTTGAAATTGGTACGTCGGCAGGATCTTGGCCCATAGCGTCCATAACCGGTAAAATGATCTTTAATGCCTGTCTATCGGAAAGTTTTGCTCGATCCAAAGCTTCAGCAACGTCCTCCGTTATAATTTCCGGTTTGGATGGTTCGCTCTttctttgttgcatttttttgatcttttttggtggtggtggcttGAAATCATGTTCAACATCTTCAATAAGATGAACATTATTGTCAATAGTTAAAATATGTCATAGAGTACCTGTAGCTTcttgttcttcttcttcttctgcgtGCTTATGTTCGTTCTTAGTTCTCTTGTACAGCTGTGGCTCGTTAATACTTGATAAAGAAAAATTTCGCTCCTTTCTCTGATCTTCTAAAAATTCTGCAACTTTCGGGTCTTCAATGATAACTTTTTTCAGGGATACATCCAGCAATTGATCCATCCTTATTCTCCACTTCCTCTTCCTTTCGGTGTCGCGATAAGAGTCTTTTTGCGCCATTTTTAGCTCTGCAAGCAGATTCCGTATGGTCCTGGCCACGTTCTTGTGCATCTGGCAAATAATAGTGGTTTTTTGCCATACTTGTAGAAGCTCGGACGTCGTTTTATTTATAGCAAACACCACGGAGTTCAACgagcttaacaaaaaaaaaaatcttttcataacGCACCCCACCGTCGGCAGCTTAACCTGTTGAACCAACGATTCCGGGTCGGTAGTTCCGACCAGCGAAACGGACGCCTCCTTGCGTGTCTTGACCATTTTACTTCTATACTGGACAGAGGACGatggaattttgaaatgaaatcaaTTCCAAACAATTCCAAGTTACTACGTTACAACAATTAGGTTGCTGTGCAACGGAGGAACACTTTTCAGCAGACTTTTTCTTATGGTCCCATGAACTACAGACATGTAACAGCACCGATGGCCACACAGTCCAAAGATTTATATAAAATTCCGTGACCATATAGTCCCTTAACTAACCTACAACATCAAACCGTCCTATTAACTATAAGAAACAACAATACCAGAAACATCACCGGTGGCCACATCGTCTTAAGAACATTTCGACGACTTAGAAAATCAACATTGGCCGAACCGTCTTGTAAGCTTTCCGTCAACCTCGGAGGCCACATCGTCCTGAGAACTAACGACCTGGAACGTCCCCGGTGGCCACACCGTCTCGTGAACATTCTGACGACCTGGAACAACACTTTTTAAAGACCTACAACAACACCGGTGGCCGAACCGTCTTTTAAGCTTTCCGTCAACCTCGGAGGCCACATCGTCCTGAGAACTAACGACctggaacatccccggtggccACACCGTCTCGTGAACATTCTGACGACCTGGAACAACACCGCTTCGAAAAGAATGAACACCGCAGGCCAAACCAAtcgttggttgttttgaaataaaatttcgcATTGGTTCTAAAATAACTTTCATAAACATTGATTAAAGAAGTCAAAGCACCATCGATGAAAAAGCAACAAACGAGAAAGGGCCCGTTTTAACCCACACCATGAAGCCCCTCCAAAATGGGTTATCTAAAGGTACTAGTATCTTTTAGGATTAATTCGCAGCGTTtcgcaatgttctacaaagttattccCCAGACCAATATCTATATGAATCTCGAGAAtgaagccatttgaaaaaaaaatgtgcatttttttctgttacGATATAGAAATTGCTCATTTTCCAcagtaattttctcaaaaaccacACAAACTTTAGATCGATGGTGGAACTACTAAATccaaccaaatcggctcaaaatttcaggagtGCTTTTGGGGACATAGTAGAACGGAATTCCGGTTGAGGCGCtcgaaaataacaacttttgtctttttcatagaaacgtgaaccacgctaatcgACACATAAAGACTTACGATCGAAGAAAAAAAGATAAGAACTAAGTAAGAAATTGtttaatactaaaattctagttatatactgcccatgttcgcataaatgtcccatatgcaaaaagaacaagctgagaaaaacgcattcgaAGTTTGTTCCATACATAAGGCTGCGTGTtaatttttcgcgaaaaaactggatttcctcctgatttctagaacaaagtactggatgttataggctcttttgaaaggcacacaattttgaaccaaactgcatcaataaatcGAAATCGATgcaaatgcatatgggacatttatgcgatcaggggcagtatagcaCAGTCGACTGGATtacaaaatgtaatttaaaatattttttaaaaatacttgaaaaatcaCATTTATTCAAATCCTCAGAAAACTTCTCAATTTCTTTACTGTATCTTTAATCGAAATCAgggttttgaaagaaattttgatcaaatctggagttttttttttttttgaaaatatccaataaaccaaatttccagtttttgctttaagggtgtttttgaaaacgcTTTGAGTCAGGAGTatcaaaaaaaacctaaaaagcaaaaataaaaattttgatttatttgacgttttcaaaagaaaaaaaaactccagaaatatgtTTGCTTTTGCAGTACACGTTTGACAGACGATACAACCGAACGAGAATCCTCACAACTCGTGGTAAGACATTTCTATtctataaaaaatcacattaaaaaaataattcaaacctTCGTCAGCCGCCGCTACTTCCGCAAACACGGCCATTGTTTACACGATTCCCACCAACCCACCAACGTCCGAGCACGGCTCCGTCCCGATTATTCCACACCGATCGCTGTTTGGTACCAGACCACAACCGTACAACACCACCAACGGTAGGCTTCTCCCTCGATAGTGAGGACAAACTTTGATTGTTTCTTCTTGTTTTATTTCAGATATGCCACCCTCGTACGAAGATGTTACCAAAACGAACACAACTGCAACAACTTGAATTGTGGATGAAActgtaacatttttaatttattaacttAGGGTTAATCGACGCCACACTAGTTTAAGGTTAAAGGCTGTGATATGTATTTGAATGAATTCTGGTTGGGCT from Culex quinquefasciatus strain JHB chromosome 3, VPISU_Cqui_1.0_pri_paternal, whole genome shotgun sequence includes:
- the LOC119770032 gene encoding uncharacterized protein LOC119770032; translated protein: MSAAIIVPLIIFLLILVWMSVYTFDRRYNRTRILTTRAAATSANTAIVYTIPTNPPTSEHGSVPIIPHRSLFGTRPQPYNTTNDMPPSYEDVTKTNTTATT